From the Manihot esculenta cultivar AM560-2 chromosome 3, M.esculenta_v8, whole genome shotgun sequence genome, one window contains:
- the LOC110611196 gene encoding uncharacterized protein LOC110611196 isoform X1, whose product MDSSWQVKCGSTVPSSVPPMASSTSQEARDKMEINSGHNVYSHVRQELRSQIHGRMLDPSFSNISNLSSCSSSHAALGNSFLALLSGPASLLQFDIQEPLNSSSKLPIEFGSVIISPSGSKAPQASSALLSENGSYQNMPSGADLYSIVSSRAVANSICGSNFVFQNGLPAPAEKIRSQGSDLPKPVVHHIGLGNEQVKDFSSLRGEWGSMPVANALKLPTANNQIPQKVPVEAESSSYQKSSTSAKGCPHVFCLDRSGDLLLSNTGLLGILCSCHCFHMSVSKFCEHSGLWNVNPGDAVRMDSGETIAQWRRIYFQKFGIRVPEDESGWDWPEGLSLTASLVKSGVSKTNMLKNSASNNLWSGQPLGDVFPKNFLAGQNLVIDSLCDKQQRNSQDGNKFYLRGLVANLQNSTCGVGDNHVNDYSISRCSTAPKFAGGEPENMCQSMYIDSIVKTGSLATTHPSLQNCRNLVKDSDVSCSKDARVGAITEKDASSSVELKLGQPYQQNQSPGNSVLPVIGQSFYNALVNSQKPFPQEQMSHNVTSFRGEKESRIFLNRSAGLSNSTTREQDHLNYGNCAINNAMDGAKLETLKATMAKTSVVSLFKNYTMPEGSSNPNATNNLFNMSEHVIPEKQHCETRTFKSDPVNVTWKSDNGLDKQCMLPDLGFLKPEDKGKGVGCLAGNSYIETAPGSKMHKWMAYPSSFTGAVSGNGFSTVMHDKNRYSHHLSNVPTDVSAGKFSNCLEKVPCFGSSHIDQLFHKSRRLSTGSGQILSSQAVPVGSHSSLPTSIPGLTPATFNQQSIGVSPHLLDDNLRLLAVGQILELSKQQLALSSLGKNLEQGKCNNSSINSFVKPSTSEEQRLVPKLNGKQDVSKVAMKLDQPGPTTTMTNEVDKFASVTGWNRWGNFSMLTQGMPLQCKEIGMQCQLSCSPLQNEHPSLRGNRNQNDITLSNEHDNCCQRTHHFHYNCSCAAHTCPGGKCNFSGNPSNSLGGQTGSFSGKTPILIASQFAKDHIIPKENSISIGQCGTLKGQLSKNISYNASQWKDVPSKVRVCEVASIKGPADALDRRGLEDSAAKFSNEAINRAECFNDRDMSNISSGCSTPAVTQASVGVTNVDSSTVVGNTGYVDNLVVDEGSGIDKCGSSDDAFESERSAYYGYTCKSTMKKKESCKVSGNKSSRTLLDEVKLMDSLTWRRSRNKKHSCFTVCGKTDQSQESERGLKTGKRKREMKLKMLDVSLRTSPPVVHDNYPECDADWPCSSNNVLMVSSGPESSQTSGAHYGKINAKHGNSALSITKSLSHKRNLQEIYNSRDGENNHDREMNRSDNSCKIPEISDRKKLRSTQTADICMELKMQELTPAVGEKILMYDSVNYLKASSSRQVKSCYRKAKPVVCGNYGEITNCNMSGDVTRSFKIVSLDRILKTARRCSLKDSKPGLTSSREWKREDVSWGNAGFDRCSYLKEGKENGSNVNLESQDMNTNTSLEERDVAFSSEDEQSADEFSVLEKREETSGKVQIMLGTNAYCQSKTKYKETRKRSIYELTLKGKNPSPKMVSQRQVFKCKPNPKIKLQQTGKDTSKNHIGRSRKVAAKRYVREQKHLSITDVDSFCCVCGSSKIDDVNCLLECGRCYIRVHQACYGVSRVPKGHWYCRPCRTSSENIVCVLCGYGGGAMTRALRSCTIVKSLLKIWNLDTGCRHKNAISSAETMQDKSNLFYSSEYATENSSYPVLRPLKIEPSTSTICNMDVHKQLDILQNSLCCISHLKVHNSITAGVLNSTVKQWVHVVCGLWTPGTRCPNVDTMSAFDVSGASCPRANVACSMCNRPGGSCIQCRDMNCSVQFHPWCAHQKGLLQSEAEGIDNENVGFYGTCVLHATGPANDDAANIEAGYTGEKEGSCARTEGYMGRKRDGFWHSVNNQSNRRGGCLVPQEQLNAWVYINGQKSCAQGLLKLPISEKEYDCRKEYARYKQAKGWKHLVVYKSGIHALGLYTSRFISRGEMVVEYVGEIVGLRLADKRENEYQSGKRLQYKSACYFFRIDKEHIIDATRKGGIARFVNHSCLPNCVAKIISVQSEKKVVFFAERDIYPGEEITYDYHFNHEDEGKKIPCFCNSKNCRRYLN is encoded by the exons ATGGATAGCTCGTGGCAGGTCAAATGTGGCTCCACAGTTCCATCGTCTGTGCCCCCCATGGCTTCATCCACCTCGCAAGAAGCTCGAGATAAG ATGGAGATTAATTCAGGCCACAATGTTTACTCACACGTTCGTCAAGAATTGAGATCACAAATTCATGGAAGGATGCTAGATCCCTCATTTTCAAACATTTCTAATTTAAGTTCCTGCAGCTCAAGTCATGCTGCCCTGGGCAATTCATTCCTTGCACTCCTATCTGGGCCTGCATCTCTCTTGCAGTTTGATATTCAGGAACCATTAAATTCCTCTAGTAAACTGCCTATTGAATTTGGTAGTGTAATCATCAGTCCTTCTGGAAGTAAGGCTCCACAAGCATCTAGTGCACTACTATCAGAAAATGGAAGCTATCAAAACATGCCAAGTGGAGCTGATCTTTATTCAATTGTTTCATCAAGGGCAGTGGCCAATTCCATTTGTGGTAGCAATTTTGTATTTCAAAACGGTCTTCCAGCTCCAGCTGAAAAGATTAGATCTCAGGGCTCGGACCTGCCCAAACCAGTCGTTCACCACATAGGTCTTGGTAATGAGCAAGTAAAAGATTTTTCTTCTCTGAGAGGGGAATGGGGTAGCATGCCTGTTGCAAATGCTTTAAAACTCCCTACTGCAAACAATCAAATACCACAAAAAGTGCCAGTAGAAGCAGAGTCCTCTTCTTATCAGAAGTCATCTACTTCTGCAAAGGGGTGCCCGCATGTCTTTTGCTTGGATAGAA GTGGAGATCTACTACTCAGCAATACAGGACTCCTAGGCATTCTTTGTTCGTGCCATTGCTTCCACATGTCTGTCTCTAAATTCTGTGAG CATTCAGGATTATGGAATGTTAACCCTGGTGATGCTGTTCGAATGGACAGTGGAGAGACAATTGCTCAGTGGCGTAGAATCTACTTCCAGAAATTTGGG ATTAGGGTTCCAGAAGATGAGAGTGGGTGGGACTGGCCTGAAGGATTATCATTGACTGCTAGTTTAGTGAAATCTGGTGTGTCGAAGACCAACATGCTCAAGAATTCTGCCTCTAATAATCTGTGGTCTGGGCAGCCTTTAGGCGATGTATTTCCGAAGAACTTTCTTGCAGGCCAGAATTTAGTTATTGATTCCTTGTGTGACAAACAGCAGAGAAATAGTCAGGATGGTAACAAATTTTATCTCAGAGGTTTAGTTGCCAATTTGCAGAACAGTACTTGTGGAGTGGGAGATAACCATGTCAATGATTACTCTATCTCTAGGTGCTCAACAGCGCCAAAGTTTGCTGGTGGCGAACCAGAAAATATGTGCCAGTCCATGTATATTGATTCAATTGTGAAGACTGGAAGTTTGGCAACTACCCACCCTTCCCTGCAAAATTGTAGAAACCTTGTTAAAGACTCTGATGTTAGCTGTAGTAAAGATGCACGAGTTGGTGCTATCACGGAAAAAGATGCTTCTTCAAGCGTAGAGTTGAAGCTTGGACAACCATATCAGCAGAATCAATCTCCAGGAAATTCAGTTCTACCAGTAATAGGACAATCGTTCTACAACGCACTTGTCAATTCACAGAAGCCATTTCCTCAAGAGCAGATGAGTCATAATG TAACCAGTTTCAGGGGAGAGAAGGAATCCAGAATATTTCTTAACCGTTCTGCTGGCTTGTCTAATTCTACCACAAGGGAACAAGATCACTTGAATTATGGGAACTGTGCAATCAATAATGCCATGGATGGTGCTAAACTTGAAACACTTAAGGCCACCATGGCCAAGACTTCTGTAGTTTCACTGTTTAAAAACTATACTATGCCTGAGGGGAGCTCAAACCCTAATGCTACgaataatttattcaatatgAGTGAGCATGTCATACCTGAGAAACAACATTGTGAAACTCGTACTTTCAAGAGTGACCCTGTCAACGTTACCTGGAAAAGTGACAATGGTCTAGATAAGCAATGTATGCTCCCTGATTTGGGTTTTCTCAAACCTGAAGACAAGGGTAAAGGGGTGGGATGTCTTGCTGGTAACTCTTACATAGAAACAGCTCCAGGGTCTAAAATGCATAAGTGGATGGCATATCCAAGCTCCTTTACTGGAGCTGTGAGTGGAAATGGGTTCTCTACAGTTATGCATGACAAAAACCGTTACTCACATCACTTGTCTAATGTTCCAACAGATGTATCTGCTGGAAAATTTTCCAACTGTCTAGAGAAGGTTCCTTGTTTTGGAAGCAGTCATATAGATCAATTGTTCCATAAATCCAGGAGGTTATCCACAGGTTCTGGCCAAATTTTGTCATCACAGGCTGTTCCTGTAGGCTCTCACTCTTCTCTTCCAACCTCCATTCCTGGGCTAACTCCAGCCACATTTAACCAACAAAGCATTGGTGTAAGCCCTCATTTGCTTGATGATAATCTAAGATTGCTTGCAGTGGGGCAGATATTGGAGTTATCCAAACAACAACTTGCATTGTCTTCCCTTGGAAAGAATCTAGAGCAAGGGAAATGTAATAATTCTTCCATCAATTCTTTTGTTAAACCATCAACATCTGAAGAACAAAGGCTTGTGCCTAAGCTTAATGGGAAACAGGACGTTTCTAAAGTTGCCATGAAATTAGACCAACCTGGGCCCACTACTACAATGACAAATGAAGTTGATAAATTTGCATCTGTGACAG GTTGGAATAGGTGGGGCAATTTCTCAATGTTGACACAAGGAATGCCATTACAGTGTAAAGAAATTGGCATGCAGTGTCAGCTTTCTTGCAGTCCTCTTCAAAATGAACATCCCTCATTGAG GGGCAATAGAAATCAAAACGACATTACTCTTTCAAATGAGCATGATAACTGCTGTCAGAGAACACATCATTTTCATTATAACTGCAGCTGTGCAGCCCATACTTGTCCAGGAGGAAAATGCAATTTCAGTGGGAATCCTTCTAATTCATTGGGAGGACAAACAGGAAGCTTCAGTGGCAAAACTCCTATCTTAATTGCTTCACAGTTTGCCAAAGATCACATCATTCCAAAAGAAAATTCAATTTCCATTGGCCAATGTGGGACATTAAAGGGACAGTTGTCTAAGAACATTAGTTATAATGCATCTCAGTGGAAAGATGTGCCAAGCAAGGTGAGGGTTTGTGAAGTGGCGTCTATAAAAGGACCAGCTGACGCATTGGATAGAAGAGGACTTGAAGATAGTGCTGCAAAATTTTCTAATGAAGCCATTAACAGAGCAGAATGTTTTAATGATCGAGATATGTCTAATATATCTTCTGGTTGCTCTACCCCTGCTGTTACTCAGGCATCGGTTGGGGTTACCAATGTCGATTCTTCAACTGTTGTTGGAAATACTGGATATGTAGACAATCTTGTAGTTGATGAAGGATCAGGCATTGATAAATGCGGGTCGTCTGATGATGCCTTTGAAAGTGAAAGAAGTGCTTACTATGGTTATACTTGCAAGTCAACCATGAAAAAAAAGGAATCTTGTAAGGTTTCTGGCAATAAATCCTCCCGCACTCTTCTTGATGAGGTTAAGCTCATGGATTCCCTGACATGGAGGAGAAGCCGAAATAAAAAGCACAGTTGCTTTACTGTTTGTGGGAAAACCGATCAGTCACAGGAGTCTGagaggggcttgaaaactggaaagagaaagagagaaatgaAATTGAAGATGCTGGATGTATCATTACGCACTTCACCTCCTGTAGTGCATGATAACTATCCCGAGTGTGATGCTGATTGGCCTTGTTCATCCAATAATGTGCTGATGGTTTCATCTGGGCCAGAATCATCTCAGACTTCTGGTGCTCACTATGGTAAAATTAATGCCAAACATGGGAACTCTGCATTATCTATCACCAAATCATTGTCTCATAAAAGAAATCTTCAGGAAATTTATAATTCAAGAGATGGGGAAAATAATCACGATAGGGAAATGAATCGTAGTGACAACTCTTGTAAAATCCCTGAGATCTCAGACAGAAAAAAGTTGAGAAGCACACAGACTGCTGACATATGCATGGAACTTAAGATGCAAGAATTAACTCCTGCTGTAGGTGAAAAAATATTGATGTATGATTCAGTGAATTATCTGAAGGCATCTTCAAGTCGACAGGTGAAGAGTTGTTATAGGAAGGCTAAGCCTGTTGTATGTGGGAACTATGGTGAAATAACCAACTGTAACATGTCTGGGGATGTGACGAGATCATTTAAAATTGTTTCTCTTGATAGGATTCTAAAAACTGCTAGAAGATGTTCACTCAAAGATTCTAAACCTGGACTAACTTCCTCAAGGGAATGGAAGAGAGAAGATGTTAGTTGGGGCAATGCAGGCTTTGATAGATGCTCCTACTTGAAGGaagggaaagaaaatgggaGCAATGTTAATTTGGAATCTCAGGATATGAATACTAACACTTCTTTGGAAGAAAGGGATGTTGCTTTTTCCAGTGAGGATGAGCAATCTGCTGATGAGTTTTCAGTGCTGGAGAAGAGAGAAGAAACAAGTGGAAAAGTTCAGATTATGCTGGGCACTAATGCTTATTGTCAGTCTAAAACAAAGTATAAGGAAACTCGCAAGCGCAGCATTTATGAGTTGACATTAAAAG GAAAGAATCCCAGTCCTAAAATGGTGTCCCAAAGGCAGGTTTTCAAATGTAAGCCAAACCCAAAAATCAAATTGCAACAAACTGGAAAGGATACTAGTAAAAATCACATTGGTAGATCACGGAAAGTTGCTGCCAAAAG ATATGTTAGAGAGCAGAAGCACCTGTCTATTACAGATGTAGATTCTTTCTGCTGTGTTTGTGGAAGCTCGAAAATAGATGATGTTAATTGCTTATTGGAGTGTGGCCGATGTTATATAAGA GTGCATCAGGCTTGCTATGGTGTTTCCAGAGTGCCTAAAGGCCACTGGTATTGCAGACCTTGTAGGACAAGTTCCGAAAATATT GTTTGTGTTCTTTGTGGTTATGGTGGCGGGGCTATGACTCGAGCGCTCCGGAGCTGTACAATTGTGAAAAGCCTTTTAAAAATTTGGAATCTTGACACAGGATGCAGGCACAAAAATGCCATTTCTTCTGCTGAAACTATGCAGGATAAATCAAATTTGTTTTATTCCTCAGAATATGCAACTGAAAATAGTTCATATCCTGTTTTAAGACCTTTGAAAATTGAGCCATCAACTTCAACCATATGCAATATGGATGTGCACAAACAATTGGATATTTTGCAAAATTCCTTGTGCTGTATTAGCCATCTAAAAGTGCACAACAGTATTACAGCTGGAGTACTTAATTCTACTGTTAAGCAGTGGGTTCACGTTGTTTGTGGCCTCTGGACTCCTGGGACACGATGCCCAAATGTGGATACCATGAGTGCTTTTGATGTGTCTGGTGCTTCATGTCCTAGAGCAAATGTG GCTTGCTCTATGTGCAATCGACCGGGAGGCTCATGTATACAGTGCAGGGATATGAATTGCTCTGTTCAGTTTCATCCTTGGTGTGCTCACCAGAAG GGTCTGCTCCAAAGTGAGGCTGAAGGTATTGATAATGAAAATGTTGGTTTCTATGGAACGTGTGTGCTTCACGCAACAGGCCCAGCAAATGATGATGCTGCCAACATTGAAGCAGGTTATACTGGAGAGAAGGAAGGAAGCTGTGCCCGGACTGAG GGCTATATGGGTCGTAAACGGGATGGCTTCTGGCATAGTGTTAATAATCAATCAAATAGAAGGGGTGGATGCCTTGTTCCTCAGGAGCAGTTAAATGCTTGGGTTTATATTAATGGACAGAAATCTTGTGCACAGGGACTTTTAAAGCTGCCAATATCAGAAAAGGAGTATGACTGTCGA AAAGAATATGCCCGCTACAAACAAGCAAAGGGTTGGAAACATTTGGTTGTTTACAAATCTGGCATACATGCCCTTGGTCTTTACACATCTCGGTTCATTTCACGTGGTGAAATG GTGGTTGAGTATGTTGGTGAGATTGTTGGGCTACGACTGGCTGATAAAAGGGAGAATGAGTACCAGTCTGGAAAAAGGCTCCAGTATAAGAGTGCCTGTTATTTCTTCAGGATAGACAAAGAACATATTATTGACGCAACAAGGAAAGGAGGAATTGCTCGTTTTGTCAATCACTCATGCCTG CCAAACTGCGTTGCCAAAATTATTTCTGTGCAGAGTGAAAAGAAG GTTGTTTTTTTCGCTGAGAGGGACATATATCCTGGGGAAGAAATAACATATGACTATCATTTTAACCATGAAGATGAAGGTAAGAAGATCCCTTGTTTTTGCAATTCAAAGAATTGCAGGCGATATTTGAATTGA